The proteins below come from a single Chryseobacterium nepalense genomic window:
- a CDS encoding GPW/gp25 family protein yields MKDIYYNIPIDFERLTGKKEVDKISLETSLRQHLFLLATTALGECKFDETYGSEIWEIDFDLLKSDNSLKELISETLKKSIIKHEKRLELENVEVYVSDHNLGNSVKRRMKKRVSFAIKGLIAETDRSFVFSSCFFVGPLSY; encoded by the coding sequence ATGAAAGATATTTACTACAACATACCAATTGATTTTGAAAGACTTACCGGCAAAAAAGAGGTCGATAAAATTTCTTTGGAAACATCACTGCGGCAACATCTCTTTCTGCTGGCAACCACGGCATTGGGAGAATGTAAATTTGATGAAACCTATGGCTCGGAAATATGGGAAATAGATTTTGATCTCCTGAAGAGCGACAACAGCCTCAAAGAATTAATTTCTGAGACTCTAAAGAAATCAATTATAAAACATGAGAAAAGGCTGGAACTTGAAAATGTTGAGGTTTATGTAAGTGACCATAATCTTGGAAATTCAGTAAAAAGAAGAATGAAAAAAAGAGTGTCATTTGCCATTAAAGGGCTCATTGCAGAGACTGACCGTTCATTTGTGTTCAGTAGTTGTTTTTTTGTGGGACCACTTTCATATTAA